Genomic segment of Bicyclus anynana chromosome 18, ilBicAnyn1.1, whole genome shotgun sequence:
AAAACAATTAACTATTGTAAAATACTATTTTCTATcgagttttattaatttgtacatcACTATATCAACTGTCACTGTCAATGACAgtgattgtcaatgtcaaaagaAGATAAAATGAAAGTTCAATGATTCAATCCCTGAACTGAAAATAACCTTGTTTGCCTTTGGAATAACATTACAAGTTGTCGCcggtaatattatttacaagtgaaattattaaaactttcaACTGTAAAAATGGCTCGCAACATATTAAAACTTGGTGCTCTCGAAGCTCAGAAGACTGCGTTTCTACTTTGCGATGTCCAAGAAACATTCAGACcgcatataaaacattttacagAGGTTGTTAAAGTTGCTAATAAAATGGTATGTACGCATTTGGTTATCACTTATTCATTACGTAACGAAGAATCAAAATCAGATAAGGATTCACGATGTTTtatcattgatttttatttacttacataagCTTTTTATTTACACTAGCCATTAACAGGACCAATTTTAAATGGTATAATACTTTGATAAGTGCCAAAATACCAACTGCACACTGAAACAATAGGTATACTTACTACAAAACAGAGTTTAATAGCCTAGCAGATTGTTTAATAGACCTCTGCcacagattccggagggtgtgggtttgaatctggtccgagtcatgcacctccaacttttcagttgtgtgcattttaagaatttaaatatcacatgtctcaaacggtgaaggaaaaacatcaagaGACCTGCAttccggagaattttcttaattttctgtgtgtgtagtctgccaatctgcattgggctattggcctaacccttctcatactgagaggagactctagctcagcagtgagctgaatatgggttgataatgatgatgaatgaccaCTATCATATAATGGCCAGGAACAATGACTTATCATTAGTGGTGTACACACCATAGAATCAAgaatgccctgcctaccctgaggactcattacgaaccctgcattggagaaagaatttctcattttgtacaatttgttcaCACAGtgaaaacattgttaaaagCCATATGAACACCACTGCTTATCATGCTCTTACATGCACGATGGGTTTAacgaattaaagacaaaattgtgcatgtgtgtgctcagttttgtagagaataatattatagagatcactttttgtggtgattttgtagggatgtaattgatctatagcataaaattatcattgccaaAGTCACAATTTATCCACtgaaccaatgaggcagttgtttaatgttatataatgaGAAGCATTTttaaccacttgactcctaaatggacgaccggtcgcccgtATCTGTTatgtgacatgtaaaaaatataaattaaacttagggCAATAGGCAAGCACACTATCATGCTCCGCGcaatagaggaatataaagactttaaatggctcacaatgGTAGATTAAacccgcattccctgactgttgGCTTTTTCAACGCAGACaagctttttgataaaatacttGCGTATTGGGTAATGGTTAATGGTCACTTATATAAAAGTCTGGTAATATAACATTCATTAACTTCCAGTTAGAAGCTGCAAAACACTTCAACATACCAGTGTATGTGTCGGAACAGTATCCCAAAGGCTTGGGACACACTACAAATGACGTCAAACTTGACGGAGCTGCACTGGTGTATGAGAAGACAAGGTTCTCGATGTTCACTCCTGAGCTGAAAGAGAGATTGAAGAAGGATGTACCCAATTTGGGTTCAGTTGTGCTTTTTGGTATTGaggtaaaatttcattttatttacatgtaggTCGAATAAACACAACATAATGACAAATCAACCAATtatatcagattttttttattgtactgaTTGTAGATGAACCCAAAAAAAATCACTCTCTCTTGCAACAATACAACAAAAGACACAAGCAATATCTctcaaagcctcaatagcttaaccgtaagagcggtcagactcatcaccgaggggtggtggttcgatccgcgccctgttggtctattgtcgtacccactcctagcacagtctttttctgactagttggaggtgaatgggaatattgatcatattataaaagacgtagcaaatattcttttaaaaaaaaattataataataatttttgggaCTGAAATGTTGGTAATTACAATTGTGAAATCCTGGGATTTTTGGGACTTCGCAATTGGATTGCTCTTTATAATACCATACATAGTATGGTAAACAGTGCCCTAGAATGTACATATTTCTCTTTATTGCAACAAGTTACCTGGAGCTGAGAAATCAATGGtgtattgctataagcaataagactgCCTTTGCACATATTTGTATACTATGTTTTCTATCAAagttcaatattaaatattattataacctaTGCCTGTACCTAAATATCAATCATACCCAGAACTTTACACCAAAGTGTCACCATCTGTTCCTGAAatgtcatattattattattttcaagtaaatatttgtattgGTTAATAATACAATTTGTTTATGTATCAATTCCAGGCCCATGTTTGCATAGAACAAACTGTGATAGACTTGCTGAATGAGGACATAGCTGTACATGTCTTGGCTGACGGAGTATCCTCAAGGTCCCTGATGGACAGGGGACTGGCTTTGCAGGTTAATgacctttttttatatattttatatttagaacaTCTTTGCtgtgattaatatttttgtaaaataaatcagACAGGACAGCCCATAATAGAAcctaaaatagtttagttttcCTATTCTGGGAAGGCAGTTTCCCTTTGTCTTATAAAGATTAGTAGGTACCTTAGTAACTTTCATgtaggaattgaaacagcgccatctattgacgGATTGGAATTCCTCTTGCTGTAACTAGACGGCGTAGTTTCAAATCTTTGATTGCACCGAATTATCTTGCgtgtatatggaattgaaacagcgccatctattgacaGATTAGGTTTCCTCTTGATGTAACTAGATGGCGTAGTTTCAAATCTTTGATTGCACCGAATTATCTTGCatatatatggaattgaaacagcgccatctattgacaGATTAGGTTTCCTCTTGATGTAACTAGATGGCGTAGTTTCAAATCTTTGATTGCACCGAATTATCTTGCatgtatatggaattgaaacagcgccatctattgacaGATTAGGTTTCCTCTTGATGTAACTAGATGGCGTAGTTTCAAATCTGATCACTTCAACCTTTCATAGCAGGTATCAACTTTGATAGTAACTCTTGCATTGTGCTTTCGTTATTGCGAACTAGATGGCGTATTTATGAATTTAAAGTACAACTGCATAGAAAAAGCGCCATCTACTTAGAGATTTTTTTCTCATGATAAAACTAGATGGCCGATTTTCATTtactaataaaatcaatttaactgTTACGCCATCTAGTTCGATTGGCGTAAAAACCAGCTGTTACCACttattttactttcttttacttctatttacctaaataaaaatattttataaaaaaatgctcgCTAATCTCATGAGAAAGTAACTAACTAAACTtgctaaggaattgaaacagtgctatctaatggcactactgcacaactgtttcaattccatataaattcgcgtttacgttaacgcgataagtatgaaaatattgtgaactcccactaggcacacagcaCACATGGAATAGGGCTGTAATATAAGTCTGGTTATTTCTGAATGGAATGTTTTAGCGCATGCAATCACTGGGATGTTTTATAACCACATCAGAGAATGTGATATTCAAGCTGCTGCGAGACAAGCAGCACCCAGCGTTCAAGCAGGTGTCCAAGCTAGTCAAAGAGCCCACTAGTGAAACTTTAGGCGCGGACTTGTTGGCTAAACTCTAACTTTTTATGTGTATGTGAACTAATCTTTCTATTTTGTGTTAACTGATTAAGGTCAAGGTGGCTAATACCGgcatatttttcaagttacacaCTGAAAATACATTGATGGATGATAAACGGTTTTGGGCCTCACAGCTATAACAATAAAGCCTTATTCGCATTTTATACACAAAATCCCTTATTGGGGGTAATTCCGGCATAATAAAGTTGGAACAATTAATAAGCACTTGTAAAGTTAGTATCTCTTCTTTTTTTCTTAAGTTTCATAATTGTATACTTAACTTCGATAAAATGGCAGCACAGGCTACTCACTGTCAATTTTCGAAACACAACTTTTGAAACACCGTTTTATCAATTTGTATACTAACTAA
This window contains:
- the LOC112055066 gene encoding isochorismatase domain-containing protein 1 isoform X1, producing MARNILKLGALEAQKTAFLLCDVQETFRPHIKHFTEVVKVANKMLEAAKHFNIPVYVSEQYPKGLGHTTNDVKLDGAALVYEKTRFSMFTPELKERLKKDVPNLGSVVLFGIEAHVCIEQTVIDLLNEDIAVHVLADGVSSRSLMDRGLALQRMQSLGCFITTSENVIFKLLRDKQHPAFKQVSKLVKEPTSETLGADLLAKL
- the LOC112055066 gene encoding isochorismatase domain-containing protein 1 isoform X2, which codes for MARNILKLGALEAQKTAFLLCDVQETFRPHIKHFTEVVKVANKMLEAAKHFNIPVYVSEQYPKGLGHTTNDVKLDGAALVYEKTRFSMFTPELKERLKKDVPNLGSVVLFGIEAHVCIEQTVIDLLNEDIAVHVLADGVSSRSLMDRGLALQRFQNIGCFVGTSENVLFKLLRDKTNPAFKAISKLNQSPTSDIFITQN